The genomic stretch AGCCAATTCGCCGTCCGCTCTTGAACGTTTCTCCGAGGCCGGATTGCTCGGCGATGAGCTCGATGAGTTTGAAAAGCGCGGCGGGGGCTCTTCCGATACCCTGCGATTTAGCTAAGCATTCACTGATGCGATCGATCCCACCGGAGATCGCCAGACTTCGACACCAGAGAATTGCCGTTCCGCTGGATCGAACCCAGGTTTTGCCTTCGCGGACAATGCTGGGTTCACCTAAATCCCCAGTAAATTCTGTGCTGGACTCAATAGGGCACTGTTTGGGAACTGAAAACCGGCCAAGTGCGATGTTTTCTTGAGCAGCAGTTGCTTCGTCGTCATTCAGTATTTTATCCCAACAAACCAATTCAAGCCCTTCAAATGCCCCGAGGGGAAGACGTGTTGTCCCATTGGGTACTTTGTTTCTTGGCAGATTGGGTTTCGGATACGCGCCTGTGCCGCGAACGTCGCGCAAGAAAGCGTAGCAGAAGACCGGACTCTCGGCTTGCGCGGCGATGCCAAATACTGTCAGCACGAGCGACATGGCGAACTCCCGGCGCGCGTCCGGTCATCATGGACTTTGATCATCTTCAGTCTCGCCTCTTTGTCGCGTTCAGAAGTGACAGCGCATTTAACTTATCCAGCGATTTTGTGCACTGTCACCGCAATAAAATGGATCGGAGTTGTCAGCTATGGGCAGGCTTAAAGCCCCTGCATCACTTTTTGGACTCGGCAACCCAAAAATTATATTGAGTTTGAGACAGCGTTGGAACGCTTCCCGGATTGATCAGCGTCACCAATTTGGCAAAACGATTTCGGCAGGCAGAATAGCTTTTCATCCGCTGATTGATAATCGTGTTTGGCAGCGATCCAAAATTGAGCATGATCGCTACCTCGTTCGGCGAGAACGATCGGATCATTTTTTCGTACCATGGGACCGCGGCGTTCGAAACTCCATATGGATTACCAACCGCGCACGTAACTATAGCTTCTACAACGGCATACTGGGCGCTAGCGGGGACTGCGCTGCCGACCATTATTTCTGATAACCTCCGAGCGAACGGTGGCTCGTTATAAAAATTATTCATCTCGTTGTGCACGGCGAGGAGGTTTTGGCTCGCGTTCGTGAATATCGCGTGTAGTTCAGTCTCTCCCAGTAAACTCAAAAGACCGAGATTTTCAAAAAACTGTGACGATGCCTTGCTTCTCTGATTGTCTCCCTTGGCTTTGTATTCTTGATGTCGATCAACAAGATCAGACTGGGCTTTGGGGGAGAGCGACGCCTTGAATGGCTCGAATACATTTAAAGCGTTCAGACGGGTCTGCTCTCCCGATGCTGGATCGCAATAAATCCCGTGAAGCGTACCAAACAATGCGTCACGCTGCGCTTCGAAAGTCTGTTGCAGGCGCTGAATCCACGTCTGAAGTTGTTCTTTTGTAAAGCCGGATGCTTTTATTGCGGCGAGGAACGCATGTAGGTCAACGCCGCGCGGATTGTGTTCGGCGGTCAGCGCGTGTCTTGAACACCTGCTCAGGAAAACGAGGAATTCATCTTCGTCTAGGTTACCCATCGACGGGTGCGCAGCTGAAAAGTTATTTCGTGTGTCTCGACACTGATCTAGAAAAAAGAAGCCATCCTCTGAAATCAAATTCAATTTGAGGCAGAGAGATAGAAGTTCGGCGTCTTTGAGATCCAACAACGCAGCTTCGTCGAAGGTGCTTCCGGTAACATGATGGATCACCGCGAGACCAAACCGTCGAACTTTTTCGCGAAGTTCAACCACCGCGGCATTCCATGCGTAATTAATCGCGCTGTCGAATAGGCCGGCTGAAACAGCCACGCACATTCGGACCACCGTCTCATTGCGGTGTTGATGCGGTATTTTTTCGAGGAGGCGAGGGAGATTCGTCCATGCGTGAGCGATCTGCTGATCGCTGGGCAAAGTAGAGCGCGCCACTCCCAGCACTTTGGTAAGATCGTCTAACATTTTCCCGGTCAGGGCTGTGGAATTGGGCAGCGCAATCGCTGTGGACGTTGGAGCGGCTGGAACCGTCATAAGCTTTGACCCGTCAAATCAATGATAAAGCGGAAAGATAACGCAACCTGAGCGCGCGCGAAAGCCGCTCGGGTGAGGGCTTTGCAATCGTCGCGAATTAGTTGATGCTTTCCTTGGTGTGAGAACCCGGACTTACGACAGGTCGGGGCCAATTTGGCGGCGGATGTTGCTCGAAAGCGCAGGAAACCTTGGCGGGTTTCTCAGGGGCAATTGGAGCGCCTCGGCGGACGCGCGGTCTTTGGCTCCATGCCGAGAGCTCTACGCCATGTCCAGAGCCGAAAGGTTACCGAGCTTCTTCACCAAGGCGTCCCTCTGCGGGCCATGCCCTACATCGTCACCACGATCTTCCCGAGATGCCTGTTCGCTTCCATATGCTCGAACGCACGGCCGATCTCGGCAAACGGATACACCTTGTCGATCGGCAATTGCAGCTTGCGCTGCTCCACCGCCGGCCAGATGTCCTTGCGCACCTCGTCAAAGATCTCGCGGATTTCCTCGATCGAGCGGGTGCGGAAGGTGACGCCGATATAGTGGATGCGGCGCGCGGCGTGCAGGTCGAAGTTGAAATCGGCATGCGTGCCGCCGAGCCGGCCGACATTGACGATGCGGCCCTTGATTTTGGTGGCCTTGAGATTCTGGTTGGCGACCTTGCCGGACACCTGATCGACGATCAGGTCGACGCCTTCGCCGCCCGTGGCCTTCAGCACCTCATCGACCCAGCCGGGATCGCTGGAATCCACCGCCAGGTCGGCGCCGAATTCCTTCAGGCGTCCGCGGCGCATCGCATCCGTCGAGGAGCCGATCACCATCCTGGCGCCCTTGAATTTCGCGATCTGCATCGCCATCAGCCCGACGCCGGAGCTGGCGCCCTGGATCAGGACGGTCTGGCCCGGCTGCAGCGCGCCGTTGGTGACGACCGCATTGTGCATGGTCGCGAGCGCGACGGGGAGGGTGGCCGCCTCGTCGAAGTTCATGTTGGAAGGCGCGCGGAACAAGCGGCCGTGGTCGGCCAGCGTATATTCGGCGAACGCGGCGCCGCCGGAGCCCATGATCTTGTCGCCGACTTTTACGCCTTTCGCGTCGGGCCCGAGTTCGGCGACTTCGCCGGCCCATTCCATGCCGAGCACGGTGCCAACGCCGCCGGCGGCGCCATGCACATGACCCTTGGTCATGCCGAGGTCGGCGCGGTTGAGGCCACAGGCGTGAACCTTGACCAGCACCTGGGTGCCCTTCGGCGACGGCTTGGCGACGTCGGTGATTTCAGCGCCGTTGGCGCCGTAGACATAGGCTTTCATGGGATCATTCTCGGCTGGTTGGAGCGAAAGGGGTTTTGGGTAAATCGCAAAGCGGATTCGGTTTACCTCGCCCCGCTTGCGGGGAGAGGTCGGATTGCATCGCAGATGCAATCCGGGTGAGGGGGTACAGGTCTATCGATAGAGCATCTTGGCGGAGGCAGCCCCTCACCCCAACCCTCTCCCCGCAAGAGCGGGGCGAGGGAGAAGCGAGCGGCCGCTTATTCCGCCGCCTGCTGTCGCGCGCCGGACATCATGCCTTCGAGGCGGCTTTGGATGATGGCTTCGGCGTCGCGCATGATGCGCGATATCAGTTCGGCGCAGGTCGGGATGTCGTGGATCAATCCCTGCACCTGGCCGGCCGACCAGATGCCCTCATCGGCGTCGCCGGTGGCGTAGACCATCTTGCCGCGCGCGCCGGCCACGAGCTCGCGGACATCCTCGAATTTCGCGCCTTCCTTCTCCATCGCGACCACCTTGGTCGAGATCGCGTTCCTGGCGACGCGCGAGGTGTTGCGCATGGTGCGGAAGATCAATTCGGTCTCGCGCTCGTCATTGGCGACGATGCGCTCCTTGACCAGCTGATGGATCGGGCTCTCTTTGGTGCACATGAAGCGGGTGCCCATGTTGATGCCCTCGGCGCCGAGCGCCAATGCGGCGACCAGACCGCGGCCATCGCCGAAACCGCCGGAGGCGATCATCGGGATCTTCACCTTGTCGGCGGCAACCGGGATCAGGATCAGGCCGGGGGTGTCGTCCTCGCCGGGATGGCCGGCGCATTCAAAGCCGTCGATCGAAATCGCATCGACGCCCATGCGCTCGGCCGACAATGCGTGGCGGACGCTGGTGCATTTGTGCACGACCTTGATGCCGTGCTTCTTGAATTCGGTGACGTGCTCCTGCGGCTTGTTGCCGGCGGTCTCGACCACCTTGATGCCGCTCTCGATGATGGCCTGACGGTATTCGGCGTAAGGCGGCGGCTTGATCGAGGGCAGAATGGTGAGGTTGACGCCGAACGGCTTGTCGGTCAGGCCGCGGCAGCGCGCGATCTCCTTGGTGAGGTCTTCCGGGGTCGGCTGCGTCAGCGCGGTGATGAAGCCGAGCGCGCCGGCGTTGGCGACGGCCGCAACCAGTTCGGCGCGCCCGACCCATTGCATCCCGCCCTGCACGATCGGGTGCTCTACGCCGACGAGTTCGGTAAATCGCGTCTTGATCATGGTCTGCCCTGTGTTTCCCCGGCGCGGAATATCGCGCGCATGCTCTTTTTTGCAGATTTCGAGGGGCAGGATGCCGTCACCTCCCGCAAATGTCCACGGGGGGCGGTAGAGGTCAGGGCATCGCAATCATGCAAAAGCGGGGGCTTTTGTTTCCGCCGGGCGGACAATTCCGTCGTATGAGCCCGCGCCGGCGCTGGACGTGTCTCAGGCCGGCGCGCCGGTGTTCAGGCTCCGAACAAATGTCAGGCCGAAATGGCCAGCGTGGCGTTGGCTTCCTCGTCGAACGCGGTCGAAATGTCGCGGATGCTGATGACGCCGATCAGGCTGTAATTGTCGATCACCGGCAGATGCCGGATGTGGTGCAGGTTCATCAGGCGCCGAACGTGTTCGAGCGAGTCGGACGAACTGCAGGACACCAGTTGCTGCACCGAAATCAGCTGCGACACTTTCAGGTTGACGCCGGCCGCGCCGTGCTCGGCGATCGCGCGCACCACGTCGCGCTCGGTGAACATGCCGACCGCGGTATTGCACTCGGTGCGCACGACGTCCTTGACCACGAGCGCGCTGATATTACCGGAGCGCATCAATTGGCAGGCGATCGCGACCGTCTCGTTCATTCTGATCGTTGCAACACGGCCAGATTTCTTGCGCAGGACGTCTCCGACTTGCATGGCAACCTCCTCTGACGTGAATTTGTGCAAATACTGGTATACATAATGCCAATTGTCAATACCGCGTCGTTCGCTGATCCCGTTCAAGAAGCAGTTATTTTACGGCAGCGATGCTGACATTCTGACCGCCGGGGACGCATTTATTTTTGGGTGCTGCAGGGGCGAAAACGTTTCGTTGTATTTTGTATTCCTGCGGCGGCAGGCAAAAAAAGAGGCGCACCGGAGTGCGCCTCTTTGTCCGCGACTGGATGGCTGTCAGGCGGCTTTGACCTTGCGCGCGGCCGCTTCCTCGGCGGCGGCTTCGTTGCCCAGGATGAACGCACGCCGCATCGGCTTGATCACGAACAGGGCCATCAAGGCCGCGGTGGCGTTGAGCGCAACCGCGATCACGAACACCGCCTGCCAGCCGTAGCTGGCGGCGACAACGCTCGCGAGCGGAACCAGCAGCGAGGCGGTTCCTTTTGCGGTGTACAGCATGCCGTTGTTGGTGGTGGCGTACTTCACGCCGAACGTATCGCCGGAGGTTGCCGGAAACAGGCTGTAGATTTCGCCGAACACGCCGAAGTAAACGGCGGTCGCCAGCACGAACACGATCGGATTGTGGCCGTAGGCCGAGAGCGTCAGCAGCATGATCGCGGCCGTTCCGAACGCGATGAACATCGTGTGCTCGCGGCCGATGGTATCGGACACCCAGCCAAAGAACGGGCGGCCAAAACCGTCGAAGATGCGGTCGAGCGAGATCGCGAAGGTCAACGCCGCCATCTGGAAACCGGCGAGGCTGACGGGCGTGTTGGCGATCTTGTAGTCATGCGCGATCGGCGCAATTTGCGCCGCCGTCATCAGGCCGCCGGCCGCGACCATCACGAACACCACATACATGACCCAGAAGATCGGGCTGCGCAGCACTTGCGGCGGCGTGAAGTCGATCTTGGTCTGCGGCAAATGGAGCTGCTTCTTTTTCGCGGGCATCGCCACCAATGGCGGACGAATGAAGAAGGCGAGAAGGAAAACGATCAGGCCCTGTCCGATGCCGAAAGTGAGAAACGCGCTTTGGTAGCCGCTGGTGGCGATCATGCTCGCGATCGGCACCACGGTGATCGCAGCGCCTGCGCCGAAACCGGCGGCGGTGGCTCCCGCAGCAAGGCCGCGGCGGTCCGGAAACCATTTGAGCGCGTTGCCGACGCAGGTGCCGTAGACTGCGCCGGCGCCGATGCCGCCGAGAACAGCGGCAGCGTAAAGCAGCGTCAGCGAATCCGCGTAGGAATTCAGCACCCAGGCCAGCGCGATCATCACGCCGCCGAACATCACAACCAGGCTCGGACCGTATTTATCGACGAACCAGGCTTCGATCGGGACCAGCCAGGTCTCCGTCACCACGAAGATCGTGAACGCGAGCTGGATCGCCGCGCGGCCCCAGTGATTTTTCGCATCGATCGGATCGACGAACAGCGTCCACCCGTATTGCAGGTTAGCGATCATCGCCATGCAGACGATGCCCATGACAAGCTGAAGCCAGCGGAAGCTGCTGGACGACGGTGCTGAAGCTGTGGTGGTACTGCTGGAAACCATCAAGTCCTCCCCAAGCGCGCTCTTTTGTGTGACCTAGTGTCGCAAGCGTCAGACCGATGTTGGTATACTATATCCCAGAATGCAAGCCCATCCTTAGGCTGTGGTGCGGCATAATTGCGGGACAGCATAATCGCGGGAGAAGTTCCACCGCCCGGCCGGGCCGGTTCGGCACAGCTTCAGGGATGCCGGACAAAGGAAAAAGCGCCCGACCCGAGGGCCGAGCGCTTCGTTCAGACCGCGATGGTGTTGGCGCTTACGCGCTCGCTTTGGCGACAACCGTCCTGCGCCAGGGCTTCAGCACGGCGAGCGCAAGCAGTGATGCCAGAATGTTGGCGCCGGCGGCGATGACGAACACGGTGTCCCAATGCCCCGACGCCTGCTGCATGTAGTTCGCCATCGGCACCAGCAGCGCCGCGGTGCCCTTGGCGGTATAGAGCAGGCCCGCATTGGTGGTGGCGAATTTCGCGCCGAAGGTGTCGGTGCAGGTCGAGGGGAACAGCGAATAGATTTCGCCCCAGGCAAAGAACACCAGGCCCGACAGGATCACGAACCAGACCGGATCGTGGCCGAGCATGTACAGTGCCCAGATGCCGACGCCTTCGATGCCAAAGGCGATGAACATCGTGTTCTCGCGGCCGATCATGTCGGAGATCCAGCCGAAGAACGGCCGCGTCAGGC from Bradyrhizobium sp. Ash2021 encodes the following:
- the oxlT gene encoding oxalate/formate MFS antiporter gives rise to the protein MVSSSTTTASAPSSSSFRWLQLVMGIVCMAMIANLQYGWTLFVDPIDAKNHWGRAAIQLAFTIFVVTETWLVPIEAWFVDKYGPSLVVMFGGVMIALAWVLNSYADSLTLLYAAAVLGGIGAGAVYGTCVGNALKWFPDRRGLAAGATAAGFGAGAAITVVPIASMIATSGYQSAFLTFGIGQGLIVFLLAFFIRPPLVAMPAKKKQLHLPQTKIDFTPPQVLRSPIFWVMYVVFVMVAAGGLMTAAQIAPIAHDYKIANTPVSLAGFQMAALTFAISLDRIFDGFGRPFFGWVSDTIGREHTMFIAFGTAAIMLLTLSAYGHNPIVFVLATAVYFGVFGEIYSLFPATSGDTFGVKYATTNNGMLYTAKGTASLLVPLASVVAASYGWQAVFVIAVALNATAALMALFVIKPMRRAFILGNEAAAEEAAARKVKAA
- a CDS encoding nitronate monooxygenase family protein, whose amino-acid sequence is MIKTRFTELVGVEHPIVQGGMQWVGRAELVAAVANAGALGFITALTQPTPEDLTKEIARCRGLTDKPFGVNLTILPSIKPPPYAEYRQAIIESGIKVVETAGNKPQEHVTEFKKHGIKVVHKCTSVRHALSAERMGVDAISIDGFECAGHPGEDDTPGLILIPVAADKVKIPMIASGGFGDGRGLVAALALGAEGINMGTRFMCTKESPIHQLVKERIVANDERETELIFRTMRNTSRVARNAISTKVVAMEKEGAKFEDVRELVAGARGKMVYATGDADEGIWSAGQVQGLIHDIPTCAELISRIMRDAEAIIQSRLEGMMSGARQQAAE
- a CDS encoding zinc-binding dehydrogenase, yielding MKAYVYGANGAEITDVAKPSPKGTQVLVKVHACGLNRADLGMTKGHVHGAAGGVGTVLGMEWAGEVAELGPDAKGVKVGDKIMGSGGAAFAEYTLADHGRLFRAPSNMNFDEAATLPVALATMHNAVVTNGALQPGQTVLIQGASSGVGLMAMQIAKFKGARMVIGSSTDAMRRGRLKEFGADLAVDSSDPGWVDEVLKATGGEGVDLIVDQVSGKVANQNLKATKIKGRIVNVGRLGGTHADFNFDLHAARRIHYIGVTFRTRSIEEIREIFDEVRKDIWPAVEQRKLQLPIDKVYPFAEIGRAFEHMEANRHLGKIVVTM
- a CDS encoding CBS domain-containing protein: MQVGDVLRKKSGRVATIRMNETVAIACQLMRSGNISALVVKDVVRTECNTAVGMFTERDVVRAIAEHGAAGVNLKVSQLISVQQLVSCSSSDSLEHVRRLMNLHHIRHLPVIDNYSLIGVISIRDISTAFDEEANATLAISA